One Kitasatospora sp. NBC_01287 DNA window includes the following coding sequences:
- a CDS encoding TrmO family methyltransferase — translation MADRETFEVEALGHVVGGRIEPTDDFWGGTRAIIRLDGSRFATDATKGLEDFSHLEVVFRFHLTDPTDLNLGARRPRDNPDWPEVGIFGHRNMRRLNWLGVSRCRLLKVDGLDLHVEDLDAVDGTPVLDVKPWFGEMGPRGEQRQAEWTTVMLRDYFAPTASD, via the coding sequence ATGGCAGACCGTGAGACGTTCGAGGTCGAGGCCCTCGGCCACGTGGTCGGCGGCCGGATCGAACCCACCGACGACTTCTGGGGCGGCACCCGGGCGATCATCCGGCTGGACGGCTCCCGCTTCGCCACCGACGCGACCAAGGGCCTTGAGGACTTCTCACACCTGGAGGTCGTTTTCCGGTTCCACCTCACCGACCCGACCGACCTGAACCTCGGAGCCCGCCGGCCCCGGGACAACCCGGACTGGCCGGAGGTCGGGATCTTCGGGCACCGCAACATGCGGCGCCTGAACTGGCTCGGGGTCTCCCGCTGCCGCCTGCTCAAGGTCGACGGCCTGGACCTCCACGTCGAAGACCTCGACGCCGTCGACGGCACGCCGGTCCTGGACGTGAAGCCGTGGTTCGGTGAGATGGGACCTCGCGGAGAGCAACGCCAGGCCGAATGGACGACTGTCATGCTCCGCGACTACTTCGCGCCCACGGCCAGTGACTGA
- a CDS encoding Tat pathway signal protein: MAPTREPNERLRKVIDETKLSGDAIARLVRRVAAEHDELLETNKSSITHWKNGGQPAGNVGAFLAEALGRALGGRVVTLEEIGLITPAPQKPDWDADTLSALAELGRTDVDVERRRALGVAVYSVAALSLPGEDWWQRMAERGSARSSAATRRVGPGDLAAVRDMTTLFSQVDQRRGGGHAWSSVVQYLATDVTAYLRGKFTDERVRRDLFSAASELAYLAGWMAFDGGQHATAQRYFAEAVKLAAEAGDPPMAAHVLRAMAHQAIDLGHHQQALNLAAASVDGDRYALASPRERALLGVVHARSLASAGRKNAAAKALLRAEDDLSAASDDIAEPDRVFFFGEASLAHETACALRDIGDLDGSVREFHHSVRTRKATKFTRTHAVTLGYLGSVYAQMNNIDRACATWSQALDAMDGVRSGRTRQAAADMRTLLSPFRRRGTAAISEIDARAAAYLSETA, encoded by the coding sequence TTGGCGCCGACGAGGGAACCGAACGAGCGGCTGCGGAAGGTCATCGACGAGACGAAACTCTCCGGCGATGCGATCGCGCGCCTGGTCAGGCGGGTGGCGGCCGAGCATGACGAGCTCTTGGAGACCAACAAGTCGAGCATCACGCACTGGAAGAACGGCGGTCAGCCGGCCGGGAACGTCGGTGCCTTCCTGGCCGAGGCGTTGGGCCGCGCGCTCGGCGGACGGGTCGTGACGCTGGAGGAGATCGGCCTGATCACGCCCGCGCCCCAAAAACCCGACTGGGACGCCGATACGCTGAGCGCGCTGGCCGAACTCGGGAGAACCGACGTGGACGTGGAACGCAGGCGGGCCCTGGGGGTGGCGGTCTACTCGGTGGCCGCGCTCTCCCTGCCCGGCGAAGACTGGTGGCAGCGGATGGCCGAACGGGGCAGTGCGCGCAGTTCTGCCGCAACGCGGCGGGTCGGCCCTGGCGACCTGGCAGCCGTCCGCGACATGACCACCCTGTTCTCGCAGGTCGATCAGCGGCGGGGCGGTGGTCACGCCTGGTCGTCCGTGGTGCAGTACCTGGCGACCGACGTCACCGCCTACCTGCGAGGGAAGTTCACGGACGAGCGTGTTCGCCGTGATCTCTTCTCGGCGGCCAGCGAACTCGCCTACCTGGCGGGTTGGATGGCGTTCGACGGTGGCCAGCACGCGACAGCGCAGCGGTACTTCGCCGAGGCGGTGAAACTCGCGGCCGAGGCCGGCGATCCGCCGATGGCCGCTCACGTACTGCGGGCGATGGCGCACCAGGCCATCGACCTCGGACACCACCAGCAGGCTCTCAACCTCGCCGCCGCCTCCGTCGACGGCGACCGGTACGCGCTCGCCTCCCCAAGAGAGCGGGCTCTCCTCGGCGTCGTCCACGCCCGGAGCCTGGCCTCCGCCGGCCGCAAGAACGCCGCCGCCAAGGCGCTGCTGCGGGCCGAGGACGACCTGTCCGCCGCCAGCGACGACATCGCCGAGCCGGACCGGGTGTTCTTCTTCGGTGAGGCGAGCCTGGCCCACGAGACCGCGTGCGCCCTGCGCGACATAGGAGACCTTGACGGCTCGGTGCGCGAGTTCCACCACAGCGTCCGCACCCGCAAGGCGACGAAGTTCACCCGCACTCACGCGGTGACGCTGGGATACCTCGGCTCCGTGTACGCGCAGATGAACAACATCGACCGGGCCTGTGCCACCTGGTCGCAGGCGCTCGACGCCATGGACGGCGTACGGTCCGGCCGCACTCGGCAGGCCGCCGCCGACATGCGCACCCTGCTCTCCCCCTTCCGGCGGCGCGGTACTGCGGCGATCAGCGAGATCGACGCCCGCGCTGCCGCGTACCTGTCCGAAACAGCCTGA
- a CDS encoding restriction endonuclease: MPEIPATFLSGKPRSRPEPSPIRRFCSECVLCGKPLVPGGQRYFTVGAENGWPLAWHTPTENTTCVAGVNPTPVTLVALKPGDHILGPSGTPMLVHECKKIREPGQPPHYRLRTGSSAPVYLDNAHFFFVPDPDSLARLKADASAKPTDLLPADGYLFPTHDSLRISPSRIDRLTPVQFEQFVSALLERAHCAITRRGGRSNDMAADVLATTQDGVYLAVQCKHTQVGRKVDAPTMYEVNGTAGPEHGARVALVVTNGGFTKPALAFAERHEILTVGRDDLAKWANGTLTLADILSNSTPSR, translated from the coding sequence GTGCCCGAGATCCCCGCCACATTTCTTTCAGGCAAACCCCGCAGCCGACCTGAGCCGAGTCCCATCAGGCGCTTCTGCTCGGAATGCGTCCTATGCGGCAAGCCTCTGGTGCCCGGCGGACAGAGGTACTTCACGGTCGGCGCGGAGAACGGTTGGCCGCTCGCCTGGCACACTCCGACCGAGAACACGACATGCGTCGCAGGGGTCAACCCCACCCCGGTCACGCTCGTCGCGCTGAAGCCGGGTGACCATATCTTGGGGCCGAGTGGAACACCCATGCTCGTCCACGAGTGCAAGAAGATACGCGAGCCGGGCCAGCCTCCGCACTACCGCCTCCGTACGGGCAGCTCAGCGCCCGTCTACCTGGATAACGCGCACTTCTTCTTTGTGCCCGACCCGGATTCACTGGCACGTTTGAAAGCAGATGCCAGCGCCAAACCGACGGATCTGCTTCCCGCTGACGGCTACCTCTTCCCCACGCACGACTCGTTGCGGATCAGTCCTTCGAGGATCGATCGCCTCACTCCTGTCCAGTTTGAGCAGTTCGTTTCCGCGCTCCTCGAACGCGCTCACTGCGCTATCACCCGGCGTGGCGGCAGGTCTAACGACATGGCGGCCGACGTCCTCGCGACCACTCAGGATGGGGTCTACCTCGCGGTCCAGTGCAAGCACACCCAAGTCGGCCGAAAGGTCGACGCTCCGACCATGTACGAGGTGAACGGCACGGCTGGCCCCGAGCACGGGGCGAGGGTAGCGCTCGTAGTGACCAACGGCGGCTTCACAAAGCCCGCGCTGGCGTTCGCCGAGCGGCACGAGATCCTGACCGTCGGGCGGGACGACCTTGCAAAGTGGGCCAATGGGACGCTGACCCTGGCTGACATTCTCAGCAACTCGACCCCGAGTCGCTGA
- a CDS encoding GatB/YqeY domain-containing protein, translating to MTTLKERLRDDLTAAIKARDELRSSTLRLTLTAVNRAEVAGKEKRELSDAEVVQVIQGEAKKRRDAATAFADAGRAESAARELAEDVVLAEYLPKQLSDGELAEIVAAAVAESGASGPQAMGAVMKIVRPKVEGLAEGGRVAAAVKAALSNR from the coding sequence ATGACAACGCTCAAGGAGCGGCTGCGGGACGACCTGACGGCCGCGATCAAGGCTCGGGACGAGCTGCGCTCGTCCACGCTCCGACTGACACTGACCGCGGTGAACCGGGCCGAGGTGGCCGGCAAGGAGAAGCGCGAGCTCTCCGATGCCGAGGTGGTCCAGGTGATCCAGGGCGAGGCGAAGAAGCGGCGGGACGCCGCGACCGCCTTCGCCGACGCGGGGCGGGCCGAGTCGGCCGCGCGGGAGCTGGCGGAGGACGTGGTGCTGGCCGAGTACCTGCCCAAGCAGCTCAGCGACGGGGAGCTTGCCGAGATCGTGGCCGCGGCGGTGGCCGAGAGCGGGGCGAGCGGGCCGCAGGCGATGGGCGCGGTGATGAAGATCGTCCGGCCGAAGGTGGAGGGCCTGGCCGAGGGCGGCCGGGTGGCCGCCGCGGTGAAGGCCGCGCTGAGCAACCGGTAG
- a CDS encoding WhiB family transcriptional regulator: MGWVDDWSAQAACRTSDPDELFVQGAAQNRAKAVCSGCPVRTECLADALDNRVEFGVWGGMTERERRALLRRRPTVISWRRLLETARTEYEESLATGVILSDYAQAG, encoded by the coding sequence ATGGGCTGGGTAGATGACTGGAGTGCGCAGGCTGCCTGTCGCACGAGCGATCCGGACGAACTGTTCGTCCAGGGGGCGGCGCAGAACCGGGCGAAAGCCGTGTGCAGCGGGTGTCCCGTGCGCACCGAGTGCCTGGCGGACGCGCTGGACAACAGGGTGGAATTCGGCGTCTGGGGCGGGATGACCGAGCGGGAGCGCAGGGCGCTGCTGCGCCGTCGCCCGACGGTGATCTCGTGGCGCAGGTTGCTGGAGACCGCCCGCACGGAGTACGAGGAGTCGCTCGCCACCGGCGTGATCCTCTCGGACTACGCGCAGGCCGGCTGA
- a CDS encoding transglycosylase domain-containing protein, whose translation MAPKRSSAPQRPRRRRTSPLELAGHGIKFLGVSILSGVLLAGLALPAVGAIGLGAKDGIQNFDNIPDDFKTPTLSQASYIYDAKGNQIAKVYAGNRDRTILTQDQMSPLTREAQVDIEDARFYQHGAIDPKGVLRAIGKNASSDAASEGASTLTQQYVKNVFVEEAGDDQAAFKAATEKSLGRKIKELKYAIQLEKDLTKDQILTNYLNITFYGHQAYGVEAAAERYFGKSDKDLDVAQAALLAGIVQNPSAYDPMAHPKAAQTRRDTVIDKMLQYKHITAQQAKDAKAAGLELNYQTPQNGCITASSGMAFFCDYVQKVVESDPAFGTSSAARSKLWSQGGLKITTTIDPDKQAAAYSAVTSQVKVTDSVSAAMTMVKPGTGEILAMAQTRPYGLDSGQHQTVVNLNVDAAMGGGNGFQPGSTFKAIVAAAAIDSGSAQLNTSFPSPPQMPYPDMTTCGAPYKNTKHETVSNDSPSESGPFMMPEAMARSINTYFVSLEQSIGLCAVTQMANKLGIKGQASGKPLDPFPSMTLGTELMSPLDMAGVYATFAARGVHCDPIAIKSVTGLDGKQLTVPQGNCQQVMQQNTADSINTLLKGVTEKSGTGAALNLSDNRPIAGKTGTTDGRKAAWFDGYTPDLAGVVWLGGPESSVTMDRNIVIGGHHFYDTDGVYGANGPGPIWQQAMDQALKGTPVSQFTLIQGAPSATASTDTPPPGQTPNPGDPNNPGSPPASPPANPPANPPASNAGLVTSNPVPPITSLPGAPVGGTTGGGFTLPAGLIGGGNGGNSGKPGRPGRH comes from the coding sequence ATGGCACCGAAGCGCTCCTCAGCACCCCAGCGCCCCCGCCGACGGCGCACCTCCCCCTTGGAGTTGGCCGGGCACGGAATCAAGTTCCTGGGCGTCAGCATCCTCTCCGGCGTCCTGCTGGCGGGCCTCGCACTGCCCGCCGTGGGCGCGATCGGCCTAGGGGCGAAGGACGGCATCCAGAACTTCGACAACATCCCGGACGACTTCAAGACGCCGACCTTGTCGCAGGCCTCGTACATCTACGACGCCAAGGGCAACCAGATCGCCAAGGTCTACGCCGGGAACCGGGACCGGACGATACTGACCCAGGATCAGATGTCGCCGCTCACCCGCGAGGCGCAGGTGGACATCGAGGACGCGCGGTTCTACCAGCACGGCGCGATCGACCCCAAGGGCGTGCTGCGCGCGATCGGGAAGAACGCCTCCTCCGACGCCGCCTCCGAGGGCGCCTCGACCCTGACCCAGCAGTACGTCAAGAACGTCTTCGTCGAGGAGGCCGGCGACGACCAGGCCGCCTTCAAGGCCGCGACCGAGAAGAGCCTGGGTCGCAAGATCAAGGAACTGAAGTACGCGATCCAGTTGGAGAAGGACCTGACCAAGGACCAGATCCTGACCAACTACCTCAACATCACCTTCTACGGCCACCAGGCCTACGGCGTCGAGGCGGCCGCCGAACGCTACTTCGGCAAGTCCGACAAGGACCTCGACGTCGCCCAGGCGGCCCTGCTGGCCGGTATCGTGCAGAACCCGTCGGCGTACGACCCGATGGCGCACCCCAAGGCCGCCCAGACCCGGCGCGACACCGTGATCGACAAGATGCTGCAGTACAAGCACATCACGGCGCAGCAGGCCAAGGACGCCAAGGCGGCCGGCCTGGAGCTGAACTACCAGACGCCGCAGAACGGCTGCATCACGGCCAGCAGCGGCATGGCCTTCTTCTGCGACTACGTGCAGAAGGTCGTGGAGAGCGACCCGGCCTTCGGCACCTCCTCGGCGGCCCGCAGCAAGCTCTGGTCGCAGGGCGGCCTGAAGATCACCACCACCATCGACCCGGACAAGCAGGCCGCCGCCTACAGCGCCGTCACCTCGCAGGTGAAGGTGACCGACTCGGTCTCGGCCGCGATGACCATGGTCAAGCCGGGCACCGGTGAGATCCTCGCGATGGCCCAGACCCGGCCGTACGGCCTGGACTCCGGTCAGCACCAGACCGTTGTCAACCTGAACGTCGACGCCGCGATGGGCGGCGGCAACGGGTTCCAGCCCGGCTCGACCTTCAAGGCGATCGTGGCGGCAGCGGCCATCGACAGCGGCAGCGCGCAGCTGAACACCAGCTTCCCGTCTCCGCCGCAGATGCCCTACCCGGACATGACCACCTGCGGCGCGCCGTACAAGAACACCAAGCACGAGACCGTCAGCAACGACAGCCCGAGCGAGTCCGGGCCGTTCATGATGCCGGAGGCGATGGCCCGCTCCATCAACACCTACTTCGTCTCGCTGGAGCAGAGCATCGGGCTCTGCGCCGTCACCCAGATGGCCAACAAGCTGGGGATCAAGGGCCAGGCCAGCGGCAAGCCGCTGGACCCGTTCCCGTCCATGACCCTGGGTACGGAGTTGATGAGCCCGCTCGACATGGCCGGCGTCTACGCCACCTTCGCCGCCCGCGGCGTGCACTGCGACCCGATCGCGATCAAGTCGGTCACCGGCCTCGACGGCAAGCAGCTGACGGTCCCCCAGGGCAACTGCCAGCAGGTGATGCAGCAGAACACCGCCGACAGCATCAACACCCTGCTCAAGGGTGTGACCGAGAAGTCGGGTACCGGTGCCGCGCTGAACCTCAGCGACAACCGTCCGATCGCCGGTAAGACCGGTACCACCGACGGGCGCAAGGCCGCCTGGTTCGACGGCTACACCCCCGACCTGGCCGGCGTGGTCTGGCTCGGCGGTCCGGAGAGCAGCGTCACGATGGACCGGAACATCGTCATCGGCGGCCACCACTTCTACGACACCGACGGTGTCTACGGAGCCAACGGCCCCGGCCCGATCTGGCAGCAGGCGATGGACCAGGCGCTGAAGGGCACGCCGGTGAGCCAGTTCACCCTGATCCAGGGCGCGCCCTCCGCGACGGCGTCCACCGACACCCCGCCGCCGGGCCAGACCCCGAACCCCGGCGACCCGAACAACCCGGGCAGCCCGCCCGCCAGCCCGCCGGCCAACCCGCCCGCGAACCCGCCGGCCAGCAACGCCGGCCTGGTGACCAGCAACCCGGTCCCGCCGATCACCTCGCTGCCCGGCGCACCTGTCGGCGGCACCACCGGTGGCGGCTTCACGCTGCCGGCGGGGCTCATCGGCGGCGGCAACGGTGGCAACAGCGGCAAGCCGGGTCGGCCCGGCCGCCACTGA
- a CDS encoding metallophosphoesterase, whose product MRKLYSVPLAVVATGAAGLAYSAGYEVRSFRLRRVDVPVLPHGAKPLRVLHVSDVHMVAGQRKKQHWLRSLAGLRPDLVVNTGDNLSDPLGVPATLDALGPLMEFPGAYVFGSNDYYGPARKSPTRYLKALANGNHGLNNADGTGRAGISGAVHNPWEKLRDGFDAAGWLDLTNARGRLTLGGLDIEFTGVDDPHIRRDRYAEVAGGPSADADFSIGVVHAPYLRSLDAFTADGYPLILAGHTHGGQLCVPFYGALVTNCDLDAKRVKGLSTHRAGGKQAHLHVSAGCGTNRYTPVRFACPPEATLLTLTPRPR is encoded by the coding sequence ATGCGAAAGCTGTACTCCGTTCCGCTCGCCGTCGTCGCCACCGGAGCCGCCGGGCTCGCCTACTCCGCCGGGTACGAGGTCCGCTCGTTCCGCCTGCGCCGGGTCGACGTCCCGGTGCTGCCCCACGGGGCCAAGCCACTGCGGGTGCTGCACGTGTCGGACGTCCACATGGTGGCCGGCCAGCGGAAGAAGCAGCACTGGCTGCGGAGTCTGGCCGGGCTGCGGCCCGACCTGGTGGTGAACACCGGGGACAACCTCTCCGACCCGCTCGGCGTGCCCGCCACGCTGGACGCGCTCGGGCCGCTGATGGAGTTCCCCGGGGCGTACGTCTTCGGCTCGAACGACTACTACGGTCCGGCCCGCAAGAGCCCGACCCGCTACCTGAAGGCGCTGGCCAACGGGAACCACGGCCTCAACAACGCCGACGGCACCGGACGGGCCGGCATCTCCGGGGCGGTCCACAACCCCTGGGAGAAGCTGCGCGACGGCTTCGACGCGGCCGGCTGGCTGGACCTCACCAACGCCCGCGGCCGCCTCACCCTGGGCGGGCTCGACATCGAGTTCACCGGCGTGGACGACCCGCACATCCGCCGCGACCGCTACGCCGAGGTGGCCGGCGGTCCCTCCGCCGACGCCGACTTCTCGATCGGTGTGGTCCACGCGCCCTACCTGCGCAGCCTGGACGCCTTCACCGCCGACGGCTACCCCCTGATCCTGGCCGGCCACACCCACGGCGGCCAGCTCTGCGTCCCCTTCTACGGCGCTCTGGTCACCAACTGCGACCTGGACGCCAAGCGGGTCAAGGGCCTCTCCACCCACCGGGCCGGCGGCAAGCAGGCCCACCTCCACGTCTCCGCCGGCTGCGGCACCAACCGCTACACCCCCGTCCGCTTCGCCTGCCCCCCCGAGGCCACCCTGCTGACCCTGACTCCGCGCCCCCGCTAA
- a CDS encoding tyrosine-type recombinase/integrase gives MPDLCRAALLLREKSRAAHKLTAREMWTESDLVFTTKYGTPVEPRNFNRRFEFRCQQAGVRLIRVHDTRKTCGTLLAALDVHPRVAMQILRHSQFAVTMEIYTQVPSEQTRNALRKLGATLDGSRPVGAQGDPEAPSTSAAEGDAEAQE, from the coding sequence TTGCCGGACCTCTGCCGTGCGGCCCTCCTGCTCCGCGAGAAGAGCCGCGCCGCCCACAAGCTCACCGCACGCGAGATGTGGACGGAGTCTGACCTGGTCTTCACCACGAAGTACGGCACGCCGGTCGAACCGCGCAACTTCAACCGGCGCTTCGAGTTCCGCTGCCAGCAGGCCGGCGTGCGGCTGATCCGCGTTCACGACACCCGCAAGACCTGCGGCACGCTCCTGGCGGCCCTCGACGTCCACCCGCGCGTGGCGATGCAGATCCTCCGGCACTCGCAGTTCGCGGTGACCATGGAGATCTACACCCAGGTCCCGTCGGAGCAGACGCGCAACGCGCTCAGGAAGCTCGGGGCGACGCTCGACGGTTCGCGACCTGTCGGGGCGCAAGGTGATCCCGAGGCGCCGTCGACCTCTGCGGCCGAGGGTGATGCCGAAGCACAGGAGTAG